The sequence below is a genomic window from Thermodesulfobacteriota bacterium.
CCGCTGAAGCTGGCCAGGGCAAAGAGGAGGAAGAGGGCCACGGCCACGCCGGCGATGGCCACGGCCTCCTGGGCGAGGCTGGAGGAATCCGGCCGGCCGCCAGGCTCACCCGCCATGGGCCGCCGGCTCGCTGGAGGCATGGACACGGATGGCGTCGAGGATGCCGTTGACAAAGGGCCCGGACTCCTCGGTGCCATAGAGCTTGGCCAGCTCGATCGCCTCGTTGATCACGACCCTGGCGGGCACCTCCGGCCGGTGGCGGATCTCGAAGGCAGCCATGCGCAGGATGCTGCGGTCCACCACCGACATCCGCTCCAGGCGCCAGTGGCGGGCGAAGCGGCCGATGAGCCGGTCGAGACCGGCCAGCTCCCCGTGGACGCCCTCCACCAGCTCCCGGGCATAGGGCAGGGCCGGCGCGTCCTT
It includes:
- the nusB gene encoding transcription antitermination factor NusB, with product MRRKSREIALQTLYQIELTGAEPGQAFALAAAHYHDTGKDAPALPYARELVEGVHGELAGLDRLIGRFARHWRLERMSVVDRSILRMAAFEIRHRPEVPARVVINEAIELAKLYGTEESGPFVNGILDAIRVHASSEPAAHGG